A stretch of DNA from Juglans microcarpa x Juglans regia isolate MS1-56 chromosome 5D, Jm3101_v1.0, whole genome shotgun sequence:
AAGCCCATAATAAACCCCTCTCCGTCGTCTTCAGTCTTCACCTACCTTCATTGCCAAAGTGATTAACTAGTACGTTAGTgtcttattttaattatctcCCAGCTATTAACTTTTTCCAATTAGggttttttcttccttttcttcacattgcttgggattactatatattttgattataGCGTTTGGTTGGGTTTCTTTTAAACTTTATTTAGTGGAGAGCGTTGTGATAGCGATTAATCGACTTTCAGAAATTTGGACAATCAGGGGAAGTTACTCTGGGATGAACTGCTTGTCGCAAGTGTCTTCATATGCTGCAGCAATAGTTAGAAGGACCGGCCATCTGGTCGCAGGGAGTGCTTTGTATGGATGTGCTACTGTCTCGTGGAAAAGGGACTTTAAATACAGTGGTATCAAGGCAATCAATTTAGAACTTGTGCTGGCAAAGATTCGTGTTCGGTGCTATTCATCTCCACGGAGCGGCAAAAGTGCATCTCGTTCACGGAAGTTGGATTCTGAACCggtgatggaacaagaaaaggATGCATTCTTTGTTGTGCGGAAAGGGGATATTGTTGGTGTTTATAAGAGTTTGACCGATTGTCAGGCTCAAGTTGGATCTTCAGTAATTCCTCTGCCACCCCATAATTTACTGTGATTTATTGGCTTTTACCTCTTTGATTGGATTCTACAAGTTGTGTGCTTTTTAATGTCATTGCATTTTCAAATAGGCATTTTCATGAATCTGTATGATGTTTTTGAGACTCTTTGAGGGCTATATTTCAAAGTTATAAGAtggaattaaaattaataatcacATTTATTGGAACATTATCAATTAATATGCTTAATGACCTTGGAAACTGTATATAACGTTCAATGATGTAGAGCCGGTTGTTGCCACATGTTGTTTAGTTGCTTTCTGCGGCTATATTTGTTATTTGTGCATAACGAGACACATAAATCCATGATTAATATGGATCTTCTTTGTTTGCTATTCACGTGCCAGCaggtgcgcgcgcgcgcacacacaccaCACACATGTTCTCCCATTTACTCTATAGCATTAGGTATACACGGAAGAACCAGTAAGAGTTTGCttcttttttgttggatttagtTATGTATtgagaaacaaaaagaattattaataacaaGGATTGGACCATTAAGCCTGAACATGAAGAGCATATTGCATTATCCATTTAAATGCTTTGATCTGTCTATATATGTCTCACCACGTTTCAGTTCTGTCTCTTTGAAATTTTTCACTTAGTGATACCTGctaaaagtaatttttcattATGGTCAGATGCTATTGTTATCTTTCTACCCAAGATGTAATGCATTTGGAAAGTAAATCACTTGTATTATTCTGTTAAGTGTAGTTTGACTAAGAAGCAAGTGTATTTTGATGATTCTTCTTTAGTGTTTGTTGCTTCCATTCAGTTTGATTGTGTTTGTCTACAACGGCTTGGTTATTAGTTAAATTGGTCATTCTCTGCCTGCTTGCAAATAAAACAGCATAACATGTGGTGGAGAAGATGATGGTCTTTTCTTGTGGCTTTTCATCAATCACTATtgcaaaatatttaaagattgaGAAATCCCAAATATATCATTTTGTTTGTAGATATTAGACCAGTGATTGCTAACCAGATGATTGTCCTTCTACTGGTAGATATGTAATCCTCCTGTTAGTGTGTACAAAGGATACTCTTTGCCCAAGGACACTGAGGAATATCTCATTGCTCATGGGCTTAAGAATGCTGTTTACACCATTAAAGCTGCAGACTTGAAAGAAGATCTTTTCGGCACACTTATGCCTTGCCTGTTTCAAGTAAGATGAattctttgtaaattttatgatttgaagaatattttttcatcGTTTATAATGTGAAAGCTTGCTGTGCCAATTTTATGTGAACTTATTCAGTTATTTGGGGTTCTCTCTCTGTCTATTGAACTTCTTTTATTACTTGCTTTGGATCTCTTAGAAATTTGTACAAACATTTAATGTGCCAGCTCTCTGGTGATCTGATTATCTATTCTTCTTTGAATTTGAGATGCCAAATTAGCCATTGTTAGATATTTAACCTTACTCCATGTTACTTATTTTTCTGCTAAGGAAAGAGTTTGAAGATTGATACGATATAATCCCAAGTACTTATTTGgacttccccccccccccccccccccccccccccccccccccccccccacccccaatttaatcttttttgttcttgttggtTACGATCTCATATTTCATGATTATGTATATCCAAACAATTTTGTGATTTTGCCAAGAATTACCTAGTACTTTTGTATTACATTGGCTCTCTAGGGTGAATAGTTATTCAAAGAATAGTTGTACTTATTTTGTACTATCGcatgtaggggtgtaaccggtccggtccggtccagttttggacaaaatctagaaccgaaccggtatgtaccggttttttcatttttcaaaaccgattacgccctggctaccctcctaaaccggtacatccggttttaccggttttcggtccgattttccagtttttttttaaatgtaaaaaatatataataaattattacttcttataataaaatgttattaataatttaatatatatatatattacgtgtaaagcatatgatcaattaaattttcatctttaagattaaacttttattttataaattataaaattatcttatttataattatattaataacatatgattaaaaaaattacaaatgttcatatttaagattaacattttatgttataatttataaattataatatgaaattatttcatatatgatatataattatatattatatataaaaatttaatatgtaattatatattatatataaaacttatatatataaatattttgtataatatataaaattaatttttatatatgtattttttccaaccggtccggtccggttttccggtttcccggtttaaatttacaccctaATCGCATGGTAGAAGTTTTGAGATTGGTGGCTTTAGATAACTTGGATGAATAATTTGTCTTTATATTTCAGGATCCAGCTTCTTCCAGAGCCGAAACATCTAGCAAGGattcttctaaaaaaatatcaaagggAGTGCTTGGAGCAGAAATTGTGGTAAGTAGTTCCTAAACTTGAAAATCTTTGCTATAAGACCCACTTATAGGACATTTTTCTGCAAATATTTTTCTGACCTTGACTAGGGCAAGGTCTGTTTGTCTAGGTTATGGCAGTGTGAGCATTTGACTCCAGAGAATAGGGATAATTTGTGTTATTTAGTGCTGGAGGCTAGATGGGTCTCTAAATAATGCTAAGAGGGGGCTGATTTATCTAAGTGGAGGGCACTGGTGCTCCAAGgatttagaataattttttatcctcTTTGGCAGTGTTTGGGATCATTTTAGGATTCTGTTCACATTGTATATAGTTTTCATCCTTTCCTTTTATGGTGCTCTTTTCCTATTGGCTCAGTTGTAGGTCATTTTCCATGAACTTCTAGAAGATTGTggacttctttttttctttttataggtaAGTAGATTATGCACTTCTCTGCTGAGACAGAGACCCTGCCCCTCCAATGCCACCCATTCGACTAATGTtgttgcccccccccccccccccctctctctctctcatgattAGGAGTTTAGGCCAAGGGAGAATTGagtataatttgaattttaagctTTAGGTGGAGTCAAATCATGGAGTACCTTTTTTTAAATGCTAAAAGTCTATTTGTCTTTTTTTCCCTGTTCTTTAGTTAGGCTTGTGGTTTAGGGTGCAAACTCTGTTCTGATACTGCTGGTTGCCTATGGTAACCCTCAAACTTTATTCAGTTGAAGGTTGTTCGTTTTTGTGCCTTGGATGATTTATGACAtgtttcttctttattttcaatgCTTGGCAGGAAGCAATAGATTCTGTATTCATTCCAACTGATCTCAAGACAAAGTATGCAAAGCTAGATCCTTCTGCTGTTATTGAAGCTTCATCCCATACCTGTGTAAGTGGATGACATATTGATGTCAAATGGATACCTGATAcccaagaaaaggaaaacaatatgGGCTTTccatattattttctttgtagtTAATACACCACATTGAATTATATGGGCCATCTTACTGGAGGACTCTACCAAAGTATCTATCCAAGATTGTGGATAGAAGGGAAATTTGTAATTCTTTTTTGAGAGTCTGGAAATGTTTGCATCTGTAGTAGAAAACTTAAACTTGATTCCTGCAATCATGTATTAATTAACAGAGATCCTGTATTCTTGAGTTTGATGGTGCATCAAAAGGGAATCCTGGACTAGCTGGTGCAGGAGCTGTGCTGCGAGCTGATGATGGAAGTTTGGTATGAATTCCACTGTTTTGGTTCTGTGgattctttatttgttttagcTAACCTTGCTTTCAGCATAGATCTGTAGATTACAGGAAGGCTTGGGTATAGCAACAAACAATGTTGCTGAATATCGAGCTTTGATTTTGGGGTTAAGATATGCTCTTAAAAGGGGTTTTACAAGCATCCGTGTAAAAGGAGACTCCAAGCTCATCTGTATGCAGGTTTGTTTGATGTGGATTGGGTATCAAGGATGCATGTTTATTTTCTCTAGTTATCATCGTCATTTGTAGTTCATTGGTGATACATTTTTTTCCACTTCTTAACATTTATCTTCACCTAttgttttctataaataatttaattttattagaaaacgCAGATGGGTGCAGTCCTAGTACACGGGAAATCTTTAAGAGAACCCCCTATTCAGGAGAAAAAGAACAGCAgctaaaaaaatcagaaaaagtgGGGAAAAAAACAATTAGGAGCTACTATCCATGTGTAAAGGGAGTTGGAAGCCTTCTGTCCACCATATCATCAAAGTTTCTTTATCTTCAAAGGTTTATACATTTTGCTCTCTCAAAATACACCACATCAAATATAAAGGAGCCAACGTCCACACTTCTAAAATGTGATGACACCCCTCCTTTTCTCCCAAACTCGCACTACCCCTCTCATTCTTCTAGGCATACACCAAAGGATGTAAAGAGCCAACTCCATGAATCTCTTGATACTTCACTATTAAGAAGTAGGCGATCAATAGGCTTCTCACTATTCTTACACGAGCAACACCAATCTACCACAGTGATGTTCAGTGTCCTGATGCAAATTCAATTCTGGTTGTCACTGCTTGGACTAGGTGTTGAAGAAGTCCAACATCCTGATGCAAATCAATTTTTATTAGAAAGATGAGTTTGATTAAAAGAGTTATTTATccagtaaaataaattattttcaatagCTGCTTTTTAGACTCTAATTTGCATTGTCTAGCCGATttgttgtaaaattaaaattgatgttttgtcTTATTTCGATTTAAAAGGCTGTTGTTGGATCTAATATTATTCCATTTGGGCTTGTAAATTTACAAACATCTGGCTTTAGTATTACACCACCTTAACTCCTAACCTCAAAGGGCCAATCGTACATTTAGGAGTGAATTCCGTCTTTGCCTTTTGTGGTATGAACATAGTTTACTTTGCCACCTTGTGGCGTGGAAAGTTTGACAGGTTTGTCCAGTTTTGGCTGTTTGAGTAgactaaggccttgtttgaggaatgagatgagatgagaaatctgtgaatagtagtgaagtaggtatttcctttgtatacgtcctgtgtaccTGGCTTTGTCTATTCAtggtaataaaattttcttattaactatgaaaaaaaaatctgtcaatagca
This window harbors:
- the LOC121266121 gene encoding uncharacterized protein LOC121266121, whose product is MNCLSQVSSYAAAIVRRTGHLVAGSALYGCATVSWKRDFKYSGIKAINLELVLAKIRVRCYSSPRSGKSASRSRKLDSEPVMEQEKDAFFVVRKGDIVGVYKSLTDCQAQVGSSICNPPVSVYKGYSLPKDTEEYLIAHGLKNAVYTIKAADLKEDLFGTLMPCLFQDPASSRAETSSKDSSKKISKGVLGAEIVEAIDSVFIPTDLKTKYAKLDPSAVIEASSHTCRSCILEFDGASKGNPGLAGAGAVLRADDGSLICRLQEGLGIATNNVAEYRALILGLRYALKRGFTSIRVKGDSKLICMQVQGLWKARNQNMSDLCEEAKILMSKFLSFEINHVLRDLNSDADAQANLAVGLADGQVQELEK